In Campylobacter sp. 2014D-0216, the following proteins share a genomic window:
- a CDS encoding glycosyl transferase family 90, whose amino-acid sequence MADSRLMMNVKGIAKSFIPRRIYQNQLSNVFNEILKSKHLDHIISRVNYYNLQNDFFDIKSLDCYEKIGKLPFKKTSYAYDAYAISKYYDDDLLWIKGFGDISYNLKYPSIAKSRPIKEGCNNIILKLDKNRHFDFIQDQYVFEDKKDLLFFRGAIYQPHRIRFFEKYFNHDRCDIAHVGDRKIHAEKWIKNLNFKISRSYQTQFKFLLSLEGNDVASNLKWAMKTNSLVLAPKMRYETWFMEGRLVPNEHFALIDDDYENVEALMDYYLSYPNQAKEIIQNAHAYVEQFLDEKLEFYIGILVLAKYFYYSNQITLPQAIVDLFD is encoded by the coding sequence ATGGCAGATTCTAGATTGATGATGAATGTTAAGGGTATTGCTAAAAGTTTTATACCTAGAAGAATTTATCAAAATCAGCTTAGCAATGTTTTCAATGAAATATTAAAATCAAAACATTTAGATCATATTATCAGCCGTGTGAATTATTATAATTTACAAAATGATTTTTTTGATATAAAAAGTTTAGATTGCTATGAAAAAATAGGCAAATTACCTTTTAAAAAAACTTCTTATGCTTATGATGCTTATGCGATTAGTAAGTATTATGATGATGATTTGTTGTGGATTAAAGGTTTTGGTGATATTAGTTATAACCTTAAATATCCAAGCATAGCTAAATCAAGACCTATTAAAGAAGGTTGTAATAATATCATCTTAAAATTAGATAAAAATAGACATTTTGATTTTATACAAGATCAGTATGTTTTTGAAGATAAAAAAGATCTTCTTTTTTTCAGAGGTGCGATCTATCAACCACATCGTATTCGTTTTTTTGAAAAGTACTTCAATCACGATCGTTGTGATATTGCTCACGTTGGGGATAGAAAAATTCATGCAGAAAAGTGGATAAAAAATTTAAACTTTAAAATCAGCAGGTCTTATCAAACCCAATTTAAATTTTTACTTTCTTTGGAGGGTAATGATGTAGCTAGTAATCTAAAATGGGCTATGAAAACTAATTCCTTGGTCTTAGCACCAAAAATGCGCTATGAAACATGGTTTATGGAAGGTAGATTGGTTCCAAATGAACATTTTGCCTTAATTGATGATGATTATGAAAATGTAGAGGCTTTGATGGATTATTATCTAAGTTATCCAAATCAAGCAAAAGAAATCATACAAAATGCCCATGCTTACGTAGAGCAATTTTTAGATGAGAAATTAGAATTTTATATAGGCATTTTGGTTTTGGCGAAATATTTTTATTACTCAAATCAAATCACTTTGCCACAGGCTATTGTGGATTTATTTGACTAA
- the rsmH gene encoding 16S rRNA (cytosine(1402)-N(4))-methyltransferase RsmH: MQSPHIPVLLQEVLDIFSDFESGDFLDCTLGYAGHSRALLQAHKNLKLYACDKDMEALSFSQEFLKDFQDRVCFKHMGFREVLNSIPTHNLRGILADIGVSSLQLDKNDRGFSLQSDFLDMRMDQNRALSAKEVVNSYSKEELERIFKDYGDLAPVASMLAQKIIQARSQKEITSAKELSQIIGKAKLKGRNVTLALLVFQALRIEVNDELGELRTLLENIEKARLKNCKLAIISFHSLEDRLVKNAFKRWEKDCICDEKAIRCECGKGHSLGKILSKKAISASKEEISYNSRSSCAKMRIFYFR, encoded by the coding sequence TTGCAAAGTCCACATATTCCCGTTTTATTACAAGAAGTTTTAGATATTTTTAGTGATTTTGAAAGTGGAGATTTTCTAGACTGCACTTTAGGTTATGCAGGGCATTCTAGAGCGTTATTGCAAGCACATAAGAATTTAAAGCTTTATGCTTGCGACAAAGATATGGAGGCTTTAAGTTTTTCTCAAGAGTTTTTAAAAGATTTTCAAGATAGGGTTTGTTTTAAACATATGGGTTTTAGGGAAGTTTTAAACTCAATACCTACACATAATCTAAGAGGAATTTTAGCAGATATTGGCGTTTCTTCTTTGCAGCTTGATAAAAACGACCGTGGCTTTTCTCTTCAATCTGATTTTTTAGATATGCGAATGGATCAAAATAGAGCTTTAAGTGCCAAGGAAGTGGTAAATTCTTATAGTAAGGAAGAGCTAGAGCGTATTTTTAAAGATTATGGCGATTTGGCACCCGTTGCATCAATGCTTGCTCAAAAAATCATTCAAGCAAGAAGTCAAAAAGAAATTACAAGTGCAAAAGAGCTAAGTCAGATCATAGGAAAAGCTAAGCTAAAAGGGCGTAATGTTACTTTAGCTTTACTTGTTTTTCAAGCTTTACGTATAGAGGTAAATGATGAGCTAGGAGAGCTAAGAACTTTACTTGAAAACATTGAAAAGGCAAGATTGAAAAATTGTAAGCTTGCCATTATAAGTTTTCACTCTCTAGAAGATAGATTGGTAAAAAATGCATTCAAAAGATGGGAGAAAGACTGTATTTGCGATGAAAAAGCCATAAGATGTGAATGTGGTAAAGGGCATAGTCTTGGGAAAATTTTAAGCAAAAAAGCCATAAGTGCGTCTAAAGAAGAAATAAGCTATAATAGTAGGTCAAGTTGTGCAAAAATGAGAATTTTTTATTTTAGGTAG
- a CDS encoding class II aldolase and adducin N-terminal domain-containing protein — protein MNKENIITQIQVLSSSMFKKNFFGICHGSVSAKLSQSSFIINKNDAFLNQLSDKNLSVLKFAKDYSWSEASSDCEIHKSIYENIPEAKFVCFACPAYTLSMSLNHDFISPQDYFGEIFLEEIRVYNPKNYEDWEDRSQTEIYRYMLEQKQNFVVIKGYGIFAYGRTSYELGKIVDVIENSCKIIHLAETNLS, from the coding sequence ATGAATAAAGAAAATATCATTACACAAATTCAAGTACTTTCCTCATCAATGTTTAAGAAAAATTTTTTTGGGATTTGCCATGGCTCTGTTTCTGCAAAACTCTCACAAAGCTCTTTCATCATCAATAAAAACGATGCTTTTTTAAACCAACTTAGCGATAAAAATTTAAGTGTTTTAAAATTTGCAAAAGATTATAGTTGGAGTGAAGCAAGTAGTGACTGCGAAATACATAAAAGCATTTATGAAAACATACCTGAGGCTAAATTTGTTTGCTTTGCTTGTCCTGCTTATACTTTATCAATGAGTTTAAATCACGATTTTATATCACCGCAAGATTATTTTGGTGAAATCTTTTTAGAAGAAATTCGAGTTTACAACCCTAAAAATTATGAAGACTGGGAAGATAGATCTCAAACTGAAATTTATCGATATATGCTTGAACAAAAACAAAATTTTGTTGTGATAAAGGGTTATGGGATATTTGCCTATGGAAGAACGAGCTATGAACTTGGTAAAATTGTAGATGTGATAGAAAATTCTTGCAAAATTATCCACCTTGCTGAAACAAATTTATCATAA
- a CDS encoding D-amino acid aminotransferase, which translates to MQEKEIVFLNGEFLKANEAKVSIFDRGFIFGDGIYEVVPVVNAKIADKEEFWERFERSLAQIDLKIPYTKEEFEAILTQLITSNLLQEGGVYMQVTRGVGSRNFALLKGLEPTIMAFAFESKVLDHELAKNGVNIISTVDLRWKRRDIKSISLLAQCLAKEEAVKAKAFEAFMVENSFVTEASSSSAFIIKNDTLITKPFSNEILPGIRRKNILKFAKELGLKIEQRAFNMKEVYEADEVFISAATFLILGVVKADSKVIKDGKVGFYTQKLREKYIEKIQNEVML; encoded by the coding sequence ATGCAAGAAAAAGAGATTGTTTTTTTAAATGGCGAGTTTTTAAAGGCTAATGAAGCCAAGGTCAGCATTTTTGATCGGGGTTTTATCTTTGGAGATGGAATTTATGAGGTGGTTCCTGTAGTAAATGCAAAAATAGCAGATAAGGAAGAATTTTGGGAGCGTTTTGAACGTAGTTTGGCGCAAATTGATCTTAAAATACCTTATACAAAAGAAGAATTTGAAGCCATTTTAACACAACTAATAACAAGCAATTTGCTTCAAGAAGGTGGAGTTTATATGCAAGTTACTAGAGGGGTTGGTAGTAGAAATTTTGCACTTTTAAAAGGTTTAGAGCCTACTATCATGGCTTTTGCTTTTGAAAGTAAAGTGCTAGATCATGAATTAGCTAAAAATGGAGTAAATATTATCTCTACGGTTGATTTAAGATGGAAAAGAAGAGATATTAAGTCTATATCTTTATTAGCACAGTGTCTTGCAAAAGAAGAAGCGGTAAAAGCCAAAGCTTTTGAAGCGTTTATGGTGGAAAATTCTTTCGTTACTGAAGCTTCGAGTAGTTCAGCTTTTATTATTAAAAATGACACTTTGATCACCAAGCCTTTTTCGAATGAAATCTTACCAGGGATTCGTCGTAAAAATATTTTAAAATTTGCAAAAGAATTGGGTCTTAAAATAGAACAAAGAGCTTTTAATATGAAAGAAGTATATGAAGCAGATGAAGTGTTTATCTCTGCGGCTACTTTTTTGATTTTAGGTGTTGTGAAAGCAGATAGCAAAGTCATAAAAGATGGTAAAGTAGGATTTTATACTCAAAAACTAAGGGAAAAATATATTGAAAAAATTCAAAATGAAGTAATGTTATAA
- a CDS encoding ferrirhodotorulic acid transporter, periplasmic binding protein, with product MKKTLLSLGAAASILASSVFAAEVPIGDPYELNGMEIAAVYLQPIEMEPRGIDLAASLADIHLEADIHALKGNKNGFPEGFWIPYLSVAYKLTNLDNGKVKTGTLMPMVADDGPHYGANIKMDTGIGNYELVFLIENPEKQGFGRHVDKETGVGKWFEPFSVKYNFKYTGKPK from the coding sequence ATGAAAAAAACTTTATTAAGTTTAGGTGCAGCAGCGAGCATTTTAGCTAGCTCTGTTTTCGCAGCAGAGGTGCCAATTGGTGATCCATATGAGTTAAATGGCATGGAGATTGCAGCGGTTTATTTACAACCAATCGAAATGGAACCAAGAGGAATTGATCTTGCAGCAAGTTTGGCAGATATCCACCTTGAAGCAGACATCCATGCATTAAAAGGCAATAAAAACGGTTTTCCGGAAGGATTTTGGATCCCTTATTTATCTGTTGCATACAAACTTACTAACCTTGACAATGGTAAAGTAAAAACAGGAACGCTTATGCCTATGGTAGCAGATGATGGCCCTCACTATGGTGCTAACATTAAAATGGATACAGGTATAGGAAATTATGAGTTGGTATTTTTGATTGAAAATCCAGAAAAACAAGGTTTTGGACGCCATGTTGATAAAGAAACAGGTGTTGGTAAATGGTTTGAGCCATTTTCAGTTAAATATAACTTCAAATACACAGGTAAACCAAAGTGA
- a CDS encoding FTR1 family iron permease, with amino-acid sequence MIFLFCSIVYAREIDYQKEAQAIKQILDESVLLYKENKNLEAKKKAEDAYFQHFETMEGSIGRNVGRKVIVMERKFVNLRKMYKDKEDFSKIEALISSLYFDLDEVVPILEKGFQLKAEASDVNYDKKAAEDSSLKAEKARQAQAEAMFAALLGEKVEGQATQSSQASSTNSQEQNANDDTLLALQEASAMDARLQFLMDSMISKLDQAALAFINKDNQKAKDLIQSALFDDYRNSKVEVLVARYTKAGIDKKIQTKLRTIIRQINANTLNEKTIRDEISTISDLLYEAFLDLPKEELALLQVKGFDDSSVSTKNYTKVHDDIKIALNNILQNYEGFSLNSIDALQNVYLDIFEASGMESKIGAIDSALKLKIESYFSKGVALIKASASKEELKQNFDELSALIEGSLDKIQESSPMSLFIWALGIILREGLEALIIIVAIVSYLVQSGNKKRLSIVYSALWSGVFLSFVTAFFISWIFKEQAGQSRELLEGITMLVAVALLFYVGFWLLSNAQNKKWANYVKTQAVEAISNNSAKTLWFSVFLAVYREGAETILFYQALLFDAKTSIDYSFIFIGLGSGLVILVILYYLLKAGALKIPVKQFFYITSYIIFYMVFVFTGKGIGELIEAKVITPSLLPFDFEGILWLGIYPYYESIIPQFMVLILLVMGIFITKQISNKKGKI; translated from the coding sequence ATGATTTTTTTATTTTGTTCTATTGTATATGCTAGAGAAATTGACTATCAAAAAGAAGCTCAGGCGATTAAGCAAATTTTAGATGAAAGTGTGCTTTTATACAAAGAAAATAAAAATTTAGAAGCAAAAAAGAAAGCTGAAGATGCTTACTTTCAGCATTTTGAAACTATGGAGGGTTCTATAGGACGTAATGTTGGAAGAAAAGTTATTGTAATGGAGCGTAAATTTGTCAACTTAAGAAAAATGTATAAAGATAAAGAAGATTTTTCTAAGATTGAAGCATTAATTAGTAGTTTGTATTTTGACTTAGATGAAGTTGTGCCTATTTTAGAGAAGGGTTTTCAACTTAAAGCCGAAGCAAGCGATGTAAATTATGACAAAAAAGCAGCTGAGGATTCATCTTTAAAAGCAGAAAAAGCACGCCAAGCGCAAGCAGAAGCGATGTTTGCTGCATTGCTTGGAGAGAAGGTTGAAGGTCAAGCTACACAAAGTTCGCAAGCAAGTAGTACAAATTCTCAAGAACAAAATGCTAATGATGATACTTTATTAGCATTGCAAGAAGCTTCTGCTATGGATGCAAGATTGCAATTTTTGATGGATTCGATGATTTCTAAATTGGATCAGGCTGCATTAGCTTTTATCAACAAAGATAATCAAAAAGCTAAAGACTTGATCCAATCTGCTTTGTTTGATGATTATAGAAATTCTAAAGTTGAGGTTTTGGTCGCAAGATACACCAAAGCAGGTATTGATAAAAAAATTCAAACCAAACTTCGAACGATCATTAGACAAATCAATGCTAATACCTTAAACGAAAAAACCATAAGAGATGAAATTTCAACTATATCAGATTTACTTTATGAAGCCTTTTTGGATCTTCCTAAAGAAGAATTAGCTTTACTTCAAGTAAAAGGTTTTGATGATAGTAGTGTTAGTACGAAAAATTATACCAAAGTGCATGATGATATCAAAATAGCACTCAATAATATCTTGCAAAATTATGAAGGATTTAGCTTAAATAGCATAGATGCTTTACAAAATGTGTATTTGGATATTTTTGAAGCAAGTGGTATGGAAAGCAAAATTGGTGCGATCGATAGCGCTTTAAAATTAAAAATAGAAAGTTATTTTTCAAAAGGCGTTGCTTTGATTAAAGCGAGTGCTTCTAAGGAAGAATTAAAACAAAATTTTGATGAATTAAGTGCGTTGATAGAAGGATCATTAGATAAAATTCAAGAATCATCGCCTATGTCGTTGTTTATATGGGCTTTGGGTATTATCTTAAGAGAAGGCTTGGAAGCTTTAATTATCATCGTGGCCATTGTTTCTTATCTAGTTCAAAGTGGCAATAAAAAGCGTTTAAGTATAGTGTATTCAGCACTTTGGAGCGGAGTGTTTTTAAGTTTTGTGACAGCATTTTTTATATCATGGATTTTCAAAGAACAAGCTGGACAAAGTAGAGAATTGCTAGAAGGTATCACCATGCTTGTTGCAGTGGCGTTGCTTTTTTATGTTGGTTTTTGGCTTTTATCAAATGCACAAAATAAAAAATGGGCAAACTATGTTAAAACCCAAGCAGTGGAAGCCATCTCGAATAATTCAGCAAAAACACTATGGTTTAGTGTGTTTTTAGCTGTATACAGAGAAGGTGCTGAAACTATTCTTTTTTATCAAGCATTGTTGTTTGATGCAAAAACAAGCATAGATTATAGTTTTATATTTATAGGTTTAGGTAGCGGTTTAGTTATACTTGTCATACTTTATTATTTATTAAAAGCTGGTGCGTTAAAAATACCAGTAAAACAATTTTTCTATATTACTTCATATATTATATTTTATATGGTTTTTGTCTTTACGGGCAAAGGCATCGGTGAACTTATAGAAGCTAAGGTTATCACCCCAAGCTTACTTCCTTTTGATTTTGAAGGAATTTTATGGCTTGGAATTTATCCTTACTATGAGAGCATCATACCACAGTTTATGGTTTTAATCTTACTCGTTATGGGTATTTTTATAACAAAGCAAATTTCAAATAAAAAGGGGAAAATATGA
- a CDS encoding Fe-S-containing protein, translated as MSIYFVHFFGVFFSYALLSALFFYNLKNSFVFKLAFVGFVFSYFAFFISSKTLQYDLLFFFNNILFVFVFLVLLVLVYMQNNIIKEKIQSVLVFLLSFAFGVKYLHVSVDFPILSTNFLDSLAISSFGFILLAFVICLGVYLYIRWLREFKFKFLNILLCVIVIFYLNEALAQIVLHLMREGVIETESLYLSYVAKSVYYVKFYPYVWFFFLGWSIILALKQRVSENIKRKDFDIEFRKNYAKNSTITSFSASVFSAMVLSLCICLFYDLHASKPITIDEPTYVEPNENDEFVFDVAILRDNNLHRFAYISDEGKVVRFFLINKREDKDSPVAVFDACSICGDMGYVKRGGELICISCNVRIFLPSVGKAGGCNPIPMKYKFENGKVIIPFSEILDGVNFFTQVVEKKVYDPIDHTELINLKAPRSYVYKGRTYFFANEKNYEEFKNDPLKYIDTNKTSKYRIHNLLGNNYAS; from the coding sequence ATGTCGATTTATTTTGTACATTTTTTTGGAGTTTTCTTCTCCTATGCACTTTTGAGTGCTTTATTTTTTTACAATCTAAAAAATTCTTTTGTGTTTAAACTTGCTTTTGTGGGTTTTGTTTTTTCTTATTTTGCTTTTTTTATTAGTTCTAAGACACTTCAATACGATCTATTGTTTTTTTTCAATAACATCTTGTTTGTTTTCGTATTTTTAGTGTTACTTGTTTTAGTTTATATGCAAAATAACATCATAAAAGAAAAAATTCAAAGCGTATTGGTGTTTTTACTATCCTTTGCTTTTGGTGTGAAGTATTTGCATGTTTCGGTGGATTTTCCTATATTAAGCACTAATTTTTTAGATTCTTTAGCGATTAGTTCTTTTGGATTTATTTTGCTTGCTTTTGTGATATGTCTTGGAGTTTACCTTTATATAAGATGGCTAAGAGAATTTAAATTTAAATTTTTAAATATACTTTTATGTGTTATTGTGATTTTTTATCTAAATGAAGCTTTGGCACAAATTGTATTACATCTTATGAGAGAAGGTGTGATAGAAACCGAAAGCTTGTACTTAAGCTATGTGGCAAAAAGCGTGTATTATGTTAAATTTTATCCTTATGTGTGGTTTTTCTTTTTAGGATGGAGTATTATTTTAGCGCTTAAACAAAGAGTAAGTGAGAATATTAAAAGAAAAGATTTTGATATAGAATTTAGAAAAAATTACGCTAAAAATTCAACCATAACTAGCTTTAGTGCAAGTGTTTTTAGTGCCATGGTTTTAAGCCTTTGTATTTGTCTTTTTTATGACTTGCATGCTTCCAAGCCAATCACCATAGATGAGCCAACCTATGTAGAACCAAATGAAAATGATGAATTTGTTTTTGATGTAGCGATCTTAAGGGACAACAACTTGCACCGTTTTGCTTATATTAGCGATGAGGGGAAAGTGGTAAGATTTTTCTTGATTAATAAAAGAGAGGACAAAGATTCTCCGGTAGCGGTTTTTGATGCTTGCAGTATATGTGGTGATATGGGTTATGTTAAAAGAGGTGGAGAGTTAATTTGTATTTCGTGTAATGTGAGAATTTTCCTGCCAAGTGTGGGTAAAGCAGGCGGATGTAATCCTATCCCAATGAAATATAAATTTGAAAATGGTAAAGTCATCATACCTTTTTCAGAAATTTTAGATGGTGTAAATTTCTTTACTCAAGTGGTAGAAAAGAAAGTTTATGATCCTATCGATCATACAGAACTTATCAACCTTAAAGCACCAAGGTCTTATGTATATAAAGGAAGAACATATTTCTTTGCAAATGAAAAAAACTACGAAGAATTTAAAAACGATCCTTTAAAATACATTGATACCAATAAAACTTCAAAATATAGAATTCATAATTTATTAGGAAACAACTATGCAAGTTAA
- a CDS encoding ABC transporter permease encodes MGSNFFIQEVFKSLIFSYKRVCVIFIAVFMGAMVSASFFNIYFDIDTKLSKELKAYGANFIITPKDDEFLSMQDFNQAKENLKAKALTPFLYGFYNLESSSAVVVGVDFANLKLTKPFMEVLQGSFSLSDFSEDSAFVGADLAKQLELKIGQELQIYNPSISKIAKVKIKAILRSNDEQDGVLIISLKKAQELADKEVVNYAQAILLGDYESLDQKAKELSKGNIEAKVIASVSISEGVILEKIKALMALISLTILLISSLSVNTTLSAVIFSRKKEIALHLALGAKHKEIIKLFGAEVFILSLSASLLGAFCGYFLANIFGYLIFNASIDFRLLSVFFAVLVSLIFAFFASFLPLKKALKINVCENLKGE; translated from the coding sequence ATGGGAAGTAATTTTTTTATACAAGAGGTTTTTAAATCTCTTATTTTTTCTTACAAAAGAGTTTGTGTTATTTTTATAGCAGTGTTTATGGGTGCCATGGTAAGTGCTTCGTTTTTTAATATTTATTTTGATATCGATACTAAATTATCTAAAGAATTAAAAGCCTATGGTGCGAATTTTATTATCACACCCAAAGATGATGAGTTTTTAAGTATGCAAGATTTTAATCAAGCTAAAGAAAATTTAAAAGCAAAAGCTTTAACCCCATTTTTATACGGTTTTTACAATCTTGAAAGCTCTAGTGCGGTAGTAGTTGGAGTTGATTTTGCCAATTTAAAGCTTACCAAGCCTTTTATGGAGGTTTTGCAGGGTAGCTTTTCTTTAAGTGATTTTAGCGAAGATAGTGCTTTTGTGGGAGCAGATTTAGCAAAGCAACTTGAACTTAAAATAGGACAAGAATTGCAAATTTACAATCCAAGCATTTCTAAAATAGCCAAAGTTAAAATCAAAGCTATTTTAAGAAGTAACGATGAGCAAGATGGTGTTTTGATCATCTCTTTGAAAAAAGCCCAAGAGTTAGCTGATAAAGAAGTAGTTAATTATGCTCAGGCTATTTTACTAGGTGATTATGAAAGTTTAGATCAAAAAGCAAAAGAACTTAGCAAGGGCAATATAGAAGCAAAAGTGATTGCTTCGGTGTCTATTAGCGAGGGTGTTATTTTGGAAAAGATTAAAGCTTTGATGGCTTTGATTAGCTTAACGATTTTACTGATTAGTTCTTTGAGTGTAAACACCACTCTTAGTGCGGTAATTTTTTCAAGAAAAAAAGAAATAGCTTTGCACCTTGCATTAGGAGCTAAACATAAAGAGATTATCAAGCTTTTTGGGGCTGAGGTGTTTATTTTGAGTTTAAGCGCAAGTTTACTTGGTGCTTTTTGTGGGTATTTTTTAGCTAATATTTTTGGGTATTTGATTTTTAATGCAAGTATAGATTTTAGACTTCTTTCGGTGTTTTTTGCAGTGCTTGTTTCTTTGATATTTGCATTTTTTGCGAGTTTTTTACCGTTAAAAAAAGCTTTAAAAATCAATGTTTGTGAAAATTTAAAGGGTGAGTGA
- a CDS encoding ABC transporter permease, whose amino-acid sequence MQVKIVKNSIFQNKIQKSLALLTIFLATLLMATMLNLTLGIGNEITKELRSYGSNILVLPKGASLSVEVGNKIYEPLKNQNFLEENKLHTIKEIFWRNNINAFAPFLDTQVKIQTPSASYENIALVGTYFDKAIKVQDDDDFYAGIKELYKYSKIEGNYPKDDSLDEAMLGKDLAQKYHLKINDEIQIIQNDQNFKVKIVGIVDLTQAFSNKLITSLLLAQKLSKKEGLFAKAEVSALTIPENDLAQKARRDVDSLDQLEYDQWYCTAYVSSIAYQIAEDFKGASTKVVSAISDAESLIVSKIQSLMAVVSIICLVVASIAISSLMSADIFRRRSEIGLLKALGASTLQIYMIFALEGVVVALVGAVLGFAFGIAMSEIIALSIFDHTIALSWIILPICLFFAVLIVFLGCLFSIKGISKLSTSEVLYGK is encoded by the coding sequence ATGCAAGTTAAGATCGTAAAAAATTCCATTTTTCAAAATAAAATTCAAAAATCCTTGGCCTTGCTAACGATTTTTTTAGCTACTTTGCTTATGGCTACAATGTTAAATCTTACTTTAGGTATAGGCAATGAGATTACAAAAGAACTAAGAAGTTATGGATCAAACATCTTGGTTTTACCTAAAGGTGCGAGTTTGAGCGTGGAAGTAGGTAATAAAATCTACGAACCTTTAAAAAATCAAAATTTTTTAGAAGAAAACAAGCTTCATACTATTAAAGAAATTTTTTGGAGAAACAATATCAACGCCTTTGCACCATTTTTAGATACACAGGTAAAAATTCAAACTCCAAGCGCAAGTTATGAAAATATAGCCTTAGTAGGGACGTATTTTGATAAAGCCATAAAAGTCCAAGATGACGATGATTTTTATGCAGGGATTAAAGAGCTTTATAAATATAGCAAGATAGAAGGAAACTACCCAAAAGATGATAGCTTAGATGAAGCAATGCTGGGAAAAGACTTGGCACAAAAATATCATTTAAAAATTAATGATGAAATTCAAATCATACAAAATGACCAAAATTTTAAAGTAAAAATTGTCGGTATAGTGGACTTAACTCAGGCTTTTTCGAATAAGCTTATCACTTCTTTGCTTTTGGCACAAAAACTTTCCAAAAAAGAAGGTTTGTTTGCTAAAGCAGAAGTTTCAGCGCTAACTATACCTGAAAATGATTTAGCACAAAAAGCAAGACGTGATGTAGATAGTCTTGATCAACTTGAATATGATCAGTGGTATTGCACTGCTTATGTAAGTTCAATCGCTTATCAAATTGCAGAAGATTTCAAAGGCGCTAGCACAAAAGTTGTAAGTGCGATTTCGGATGCAGAAAGCTTAATAGTATCAAAAATTCAATCTCTAATGGCTGTGGTTAGTATTATATGTCTAGTTGTGGCTTCTATAGCTATTTCTTCTTTAATGAGTGCGGATATTTTTAGAAGAAGAAGCGAAATAGGGCTTTTAAAAGCTTTGGGTGCAAGTACTTTACAAATTTATATGATTTTTGCATTAGAAGGGGTTGTAGTGGCTTTGGTTGGAGCCGTTTTGGGTTTTGCTTTTGGTATAGCTATGTCAGAGATTATCGCTTTGAGTATATTTGATCATACCATTGCGCTTTCTTGGATCATCTTGCCGATTTGTTTATTTTTTGCAGTGCTTATAGTATTTTTAGGGTGCTTGTTCTCGATTAAGGGCATTTCTAAACTTTCTACTTCAGAGGTTTTATATGGGAAGTAA